A genomic window from Lactobacillus sp. ESL0677 includes:
- a CDS encoding restriction endonuclease subunit S — protein MSKVTNVPRIRFKGFTNAWEQKEINEIFEVTRGKVLSEKLIVKKKNKEMKYPVYSSQTKNNGLMGYYNKFLFDTAITWTTDGANAGTVSYRQGKFYSTNVNGVLLSSKGYCNLAIACSLNKIAWKYVSKVGNPKLMNNVMKKIKIIIPINLTEQRKLSLVLQEINDLLALQERKLKLYKQLKKYLLQKMFANEQEKVPQIRFKRFDEDWRNLIFKSLCTRITKLSNEDNLFKVEYENIKNNTVGNIKKNVEAKTGILFDKNDILYGKLRPYLRKIVKSDFKGIAVGDFWVLRPKKNSSTFIFYLIQNNKYQRAANISTGTKMPRADWDLISNMNFKVPSLDEQHDIGQFISLIDNIKKEQYVSTEKTKVIKQYLLQNLFC, from the coding sequence ATGAGTAAAGTTACTAATGTACCGCGGATTAGGTTTAAGGGATTCACTAACGCTTGGGAACAGAAAGAAATAAATGAAATTTTTGAAGTAACAAGAGGAAAAGTATTAAGTGAAAAGCTAATTGTAAAAAAGAAAAATAAAGAAATGAAATACCCTGTTTATTCTTCTCAAACTAAAAACAATGGATTAATGGGTTATTATAATAAATTTCTTTTTGACACAGCTATTACATGGACAACAGATGGAGCAAATGCTGGAACTGTTTCATATAGGCAAGGAAAATTTTACAGCACAAATGTAAATGGTGTTCTTCTTTCATCAAAAGGATACTGTAATTTAGCTATTGCTTGTTCGTTAAATAAAATTGCGTGGAAATATGTTTCAAAAGTTGGAAATCCTAAATTGATGAACAATGTGATGAAAAAAATAAAAATTATAATTCCAATTAATTTAACAGAACAAAGAAAACTATCGCTTGTATTACAAGAAATTAATGACCTGTTAGCTCTCCAAGAACGTAAGCTAAAACTGTATAAACAACTTAAGAAATATTTGCTTCAAAAGATGTTTGCTAATGAACAGGAAAAAGTCCCACAAATTAGATTTAAGAGATTTGATGAGGACTGGAGAAATTTAATATTTAAAAGTTTATGTACTAGAATTACTAAACTAAGTAACGAAGATAATCTTTTCAAAGTAGAATATGAAAATATAAAGAATAATACAGTAGGTAATATTAAGAAAAATGTTGAAGCAAAAACAGGAATTTTGTTTGATAAAAATGATATTTTATATGGAAAACTACGTCCATATTTAAGAAAAATTGTTAAAAGCGATTTTAAGGGAATTGCGGTTGGTGATTTTTGGGTTTTAAGACCTAAAAAAAACAGCTCTACTTTCATATTTTATTTAATTCAAAACAATAAATATCAAAGAGCAGCTAATATTTCTACTGGAACTAAAATGCCGAGAGCTGATTGGGATTTAATATCAAATATGAATTTTAAAGTTCCAAGTCTTGATGAACAACATGATATTGGTCAATTTATTAGTCTAATAGATAATATTAAAAAAGAACAATATGTATCTACTGAAAAGACAAAAGTTATAAAACAATACCTTCTTCAAAATTTATTCTGCTAA
- a CDS encoding type II toxin-antitoxin system YafQ family toxin, whose amino-acid sequence MLNIKVTAKFRKDVKRCNKQGLPMTQLKLVIHELEQNHVLPSNYKNHALDGTYSNYLECHIKPDWLLIYQITQTTLALIRTGSHAELFKK is encoded by the coding sequence ATGTTAAATATTAAGGTTACAGCTAAGTTTAGAAAAGACGTCAAGCGGTGTAATAAGCAAGGGCTACCAATGACTCAACTTAAGTTAGTTATTCATGAACTTGAACAAAATCATGTCCTGCCCTCTAATTATAAAAATCATGCTTTAGATGGAACTTACTCTAATTATCTTGAATGCCATATAAAGCCAGATTGGTTGTTAATATATCAAATTACTCAAACAACTTTGGCACTTATTAGAACAGGCAGTCATGCAGAATTATTTAAAAAATAA
- a CDS encoding site-specific integrase, with the protein MKQQLFWEYFEEWIELYKNGAVRPVTFAKYQITLRTLKKLAPHVTLDQLDRKLYQKLINEYAQNHEHQTVIDFNRHLKSSLVDALDDELIKRDPTRKVVIKGTISRNHKKKYLSQKELIKLMRELEIGPRISWDYFILLVAKTGLRFSEALGLTIKDFDFEARTLNVNKTWDYKSKIGNFIPTKNDSSIRKIPIDRKLNTQFKRLTKKMDVNKPIFIQNQQRIFNSTINNRLEVLCNRANIPIISVHGLRHTHASVLLYAGVSIASVARRLGHSSITTTQETYLHVIRELDNQDNDKIIKYISTLK; encoded by the coding sequence ATGAAGCAGCAGTTATTTTGGGAATATTTTGAAGAATGGATAGAATTATATAAAAATGGTGCAGTTAGACCTGTTACCTTTGCAAAGTATCAGATTACACTTAGAACGTTAAAGAAATTAGCACCGCATGTTACTTTAGATCAATTAGACCGTAAATTATATCAAAAACTCATTAATGAATATGCACAAAATCATGAACATCAAACGGTAATTGATTTTAATCGTCATCTTAAATCTTCGTTAGTTGATGCTCTTGATGATGAGTTAATTAAGCGTGATCCAACCCGTAAAGTTGTTATTAAAGGAACAATAAGTCGTAATCACAAGAAGAAATATCTTAGTCAGAAAGAGCTAATCAAATTAATGCGAGAATTGGAAATAGGTCCAAGAATTTCTTGGGACTATTTTATTTTGCTTGTTGCTAAAACGGGTTTAAGATTTAGTGAAGCATTGGGATTAACTATTAAAGATTTTGATTTTGAAGCTCGAACTCTTAATGTTAATAAGACTTGGGATTATAAATCAAAAATTGGCAATTTTATCCCGACTAAAAATGATTCATCAATTCGCAAAATTCCAATTGATCGTAAATTAAACACACAATTTAAACGTTTGACCAAGAAAATGGATGTAAACAAGCCAATATTTATTCAGAATCAGCAACGAATATTTAATTCTACAATTAATAATCGCTTGGAAGTTTTATGCAATCGTGCTAATATTCCAATAATTAGCGTTCACGGTTTAAGACATACTCATGCTAGTGTGCTGCTTTACGCTGGTGTTTCAATTGCTTCAGTTGCCAGAAGGTTAGGTCATTCTAGTATTACAACAACTCAAGAGACATACCTGCATGTGATTCGCGAACTAGATAATCAAGATAACGATAAAATTATTAAGTATATTTCAACGTTGAAATAG
- a CDS encoding type II toxin-antitoxin system RelB/DinJ family antitoxin: MNKTLQARMDGKLMDEAEGILKDLGLNRSTALKIFYQQIVWNNGLPFAVKKPEIPNEETLDAMHEDLSKTKTYDNSDELWHDLGI; encoded by the coding sequence ATGAATAAAACTTTACAGGCCCGAATGGATGGTAAACTTATGGATGAAGCAGAAGGTATCTTAAAAGATTTAGGACTTAATCGTTCAACTGCCTTGAAAATTTTTTATCAACAAATTGTATGGAATAATGGTTTACCTTTTGCAGTTAAAAAGCCTGAAATACCAAATGAAGAAACGCTGGATGCGATGCATGAAGATTTGTCTAAGACCAAGACTTACGATAATTCGGATGAATTATGGCATGACTTGGGTATTTAA
- a CDS encoding HsdR family type I site-specific deoxyribonuclease — protein sequence MAIENSELKFEDELIDYLTKIGGDKQWTYMLKIKTTEQLWANFKQILEQNNQDKLDQPLTTNEFNQVKVQIKNLSTPYEAGQFLYGVNGISQVEVDLDNGNHVFLTVFDQSHIGAGNTVYQVVNQIWRDPVIVGRKRRRFDTTLLINGLPIIQIEEKADAHDAKEALNQMQQYISENQYSDIFSTVQILVALTPHDARYMANTTLDKFNTDFAFRWQREKDNHPVYEWREFARQMLSIPMAHEMATNFMILDGTKNHENVKVMRPYQVYATKRILEKLRHHSFGFDPKEVGYIWHTTGSGKTISSFKAAWLAARLPNVDKVVFAVDRKALTKQTFEQYLAYDPTADTAAGGSISKTKNHYDLGRQLRSKSNNIIVTSIQKLSSLASHKEVYGSDKNIVFIMDEAHRSTAGDMMQKIKAAFPKSAFVGYTGTPNFDAKKGPTTQEVFGDPLHIYTIKDAISDKNVLGFKVDFETTLSEEVMKNQYLPRYFKFRYPKFSQAQIEERINNLTPDDMDEMVEPSVYDRNPKHVEKVVEDILEKWDKRSNKGQYNALLTTHVGQGSSSEMAMMYLDEFNKQMATMAKPLKVAVTFSQSTSNDDTQLVNNTNLRRAMDNYNSLFNTNFTDDQVDDYEQDLMSRLNRSADDRNYLDLVIVVDQLLTGFDAPELNTLYVDRTLKGSALIQAYSRTNRVHDMQKKPFGRIVNYRWPKNAEKLMKQALATYADRQSAFVQEELPEVAATSILAKSYDEEVEALKKTVDELATLTNNFDDIPHSEVKQKQMYNTLNDYSHSMARIKQDEKYDEEHPEKLLQELGMSEDDEAKLTGAFTSQIKECVAKSRHLDVSDLTLEMEHIKDIDVDYDYLDELIAQLANQVNNEQMTEAAKTKLQIENFIAQLEDEKYAKDVQTVANDLMVHQVDVKKYPVLAEEVKQLIKDHTEKNHRTEILDFKKKWGLVDITDSQRINELLEKHVVGQDDLDVEGGLSKIVQEGQQNYQNDAEDTMVRELSKIKYHTKLRQSFKKFADQLNK from the coding sequence ATGGCAATTGAAAACAGTGAATTAAAATTTGAAGATGAACTAATTGATTATTTAACTAAAATTGGTGGTGACAAGCAATGGACCTATATGTTAAAAATAAAAACGACTGAGCAATTATGGGCAAACTTTAAGCAAATTTTAGAACAAAATAATCAAGATAAATTAGATCAGCCATTAACTACTAATGAATTTAACCAAGTTAAGGTGCAAATCAAGAATTTATCTACACCTTATGAAGCAGGGCAATTTTTATACGGAGTTAATGGAATTTCCCAAGTTGAAGTAGATTTGGATAATGGTAACCATGTTTTCCTTACCGTTTTTGATCAAAGTCATATTGGTGCTGGTAATACCGTTTATCAAGTTGTTAATCAGATTTGGCGTGACCCTGTAATAGTAGGTCGCAAAAGACGAAGATTTGATACAACATTATTAATTAATGGTCTGCCGATTATTCAAATTGAAGAAAAAGCTGATGCTCACGATGCCAAAGAAGCACTTAATCAAATGCAGCAATATATTTCGGAAAATCAGTATAGTGATATTTTTTCAACAGTGCAGATTTTAGTCGCTTTAACGCCGCATGATGCTCGTTATATGGCTAATACCACTTTGGATAAGTTTAATACAGACTTTGCTTTTCGTTGGCAAAGAGAAAAAGATAATCATCCAGTATATGAATGGCGTGAATTTGCTAGACAAATGCTCTCAATCCCGATGGCTCATGAAATGGCAACTAACTTTATGATTTTGGATGGTACAAAAAATCATGAAAATGTTAAAGTAATGCGTCCATATCAGGTATACGCAACCAAACGAATTTTGGAAAAATTACGGCATCATTCTTTTGGTTTTGACCCTAAAGAGGTTGGCTATATTTGGCATACAACAGGTTCTGGTAAAACTATTAGTTCCTTTAAAGCTGCTTGGTTAGCTGCCAGATTACCTAATGTTGATAAAGTTGTTTTTGCGGTTGATCGAAAAGCATTAACTAAGCAAACTTTTGAACAGTATTTAGCCTATGATCCAACAGCAGATACTGCTGCTGGTGGGTCAATTTCTAAAACTAAAAATCATTATGATTTGGGTCGGCAATTGCGGTCTAAAAGTAATAATATTATCGTGACTTCGATTCAGAAATTATCTAGTCTTGCCAGTCATAAAGAAGTTTATGGTTCTGATAAAAATATTGTCTTTATCATGGATGAAGCTCATCGTTCTACTGCTGGTGACATGATGCAAAAGATTAAGGCAGCATTTCCAAAATCAGCATTTGTTGGCTATACAGGAACGCCAAATTTTGATGCTAAAAAAGGTCCAACTACCCAAGAAGTATTTGGAGACCCGCTTCATATTTACACCATCAAGGATGCAATTTCTGATAAAAACGTTTTGGGGTTTAAAGTTGATTTTGAAACGACTTTATCAGAAGAAGTGATGAAGAACCAATATTTACCAAGATACTTTAAATTTAGATATCCTAAATTCTCTCAAGCTCAAATTGAGGAACGAATTAATAATTTAACACCCGATGATATGGATGAGATGGTGGAGCCAAGTGTCTATGATCGTAATCCTAAACATGTTGAAAAAGTAGTCGAGGATATTCTAGAAAAGTGGGACAAGCGTTCCAATAAAGGTCAATATAACGCGTTACTGACTACTCATGTTGGTCAAGGTTCTTCATCAGAAATGGCAATGATGTATCTTGATGAATTTAATAAACAGATGGCAACTATGGCTAAGCCACTAAAGGTTGCTGTAACTTTTAGTCAAAGTACAAGTAATGATGATACCCAATTAGTTAATAATACTAATTTAAGAAGGGCAATGGATAATTACAATTCACTGTTCAATACCAACTTTACAGATGATCAGGTAGACGATTATGAACAAGACCTGATGTCTAGGCTTAATCGCAGTGCTGATGATCGAAATTATCTAGATTTAGTAATCGTAGTTGATCAATTATTAACGGGTTTTGATGCCCCTGAATTAAATACTCTTTATGTTGATCGAACACTGAAAGGGTCTGCTCTGATTCAAGCTTATTCAAGAACCAATAGGGTTCATGATATGCAAAAAAAGCCCTTTGGTCGCATTGTTAATTATCGCTGGCCTAAGAACGCTGAAAAGCTAATGAAGCAAGCTTTAGCAACATATGCTGACAGGCAATCTGCTTTTGTGCAAGAAGAATTACCTGAAGTTGCAGCTACCTCAATTTTAGCAAAGTCATACGATGAAGAAGTTGAAGCACTAAAGAAAACAGTGGATGAATTAGCCACATTAACTAATAATTTTGATGACATTCCTCATAGTGAAGTTAAACAAAAACAAATGTATAACACTCTGAATGATTATAGTCATTCTATGGCTAGAATTAAGCAGGATGAAAAATATGATGAGGAACATCCAGAAAAATTATTGCAAGAGCTTGGAATGTCTGAAGATGACGAGGCAAAACTAACGGGTGCATTTACTAGTCAAATAAAAGAATGTGTAGCTAAAAGTCGGCATTTGGACGTTAGTGACTTAACTTTAGAAATGGAACATATCAAAGATATTGACGTTGACTATGACTACCTCGATGAATTAATTGCACAATTAGCCAACCAGGTTAATAATGAACAAATGACTGAGGCCGCTAAAACCAAATTACAAATTGAAAACTTTATCGCACAACTAGAAGATGAAAAATATGCTAAAGATGTTCAAACTGTAGCTAATGATTTGATGGTTCATCAGGTAGATGTTAAGAAATATCCGGTTTTAGCAGAAGAAGTAAAACAGCTGATTAAGGATCATACAGAGAAGAATCATCGTACAGAAATTCTAGACTTTAAGAAAAAATGGGGTCTAGTAGATATTACTGATTCACAAAGAATCAATGAGTTATTAGAAAAACACGTTGTTGGTCAAGATGACTTAGATGTTGAAGGTGGTCTATCCAAGATAGTGCAGGAAGGCCAACAGAATTACCAAAATGACGCAGAAGATACAATGGTTAGAGAACTTAGTAAAATTAAATATCATACTAAGTTGCGTCAATCATTTAAAAAGTTTGCAGATCAGTTAAATAAGTAA
- a CDS encoding restriction endonuclease subunit S, protein MKISISNSLSYDTSTWEQHKLGELLNYEQPTKYIVKDTKYSTSACVPVLTAGKSFILGYTNEKDNIKIATRKSPIIIFDDFTTSCHLVDFSFKVKSSAIKLLSTRNNKNDIIYSYYLLKKLNYVPEGHERHWISIFSKSKVYTAKISEQKRISQIMKAINSLSTLQERKLELYKQLKKYLLQKMFANEQEKVPKIRFKGFDEDWKKKKLGEIMEVSSVKRVHQSDWTNKGVRFFRARDIVSISKHIEPSEKIYIPFELYNKLSKISGKVKIGDLIVTGVGSIGIPLLIRDTNPIYFKDGNIIWFKNSGKIFGEFFYYSFIGSNIQKYIHISSGSGTVGTYTINSGKITPIGLPKYEEQVKVGSTLKRINENINFNMNKNKLYKQLKQYLLQNLFC, encoded by the coding sequence TTGAAAATTAGTATTAGTAATTCTCTATCATACGATACGTCTACTTGGGAACAACATAAACTTGGAGAGCTCCTCAACTATGAACAGCCAACCAAATACATAGTTAAAGATACAAAATACTCAACTTCTGCCTGTGTTCCAGTCTTAACGGCAGGAAAAAGTTTTATTCTAGGATATACTAATGAAAAAGATAATATTAAGATAGCTACCAGAAAATCACCAATTATTATATTTGACGACTTTACGACTAGTTGTCATCTTGTAGATTTTTCTTTTAAGGTTAAAAGTTCTGCTATAAAATTATTGAGTACCCGAAATAATAAGAATGATATTATTTATAGTTATTATCTACTTAAAAAGTTAAATTATGTTCCTGAAGGTCATGAACGTCATTGGATCTCTATTTTTTCTAAAAGTAAAGTTTATACAGCAAAGATAAGTGAACAAAAACGAATCAGCCAAATTATGAAAGCAATAAATAGTCTTTCTACTCTCCAAGAACGTAAGCTAGAACTGTATAAACAACTTAAGAAATATTTGCTTCAAAAAATGTTTGCTAATGAACAGGAAAAAGTTCCTAAAATTAGGTTTAAGGGATTTGATGAGGACTGGAAAAAGAAAAAATTAGGTGAAATTATGGAAGTTTCATCAGTAAAACGAGTTCATCAATCTGATTGGACAAACAAGGGAGTTAGATTTTTTAGAGCAAGAGACATAGTTTCTATTTCCAAACATATTGAACCAAGTGAAAAAATATATATTCCTTTTGAACTTTATAATAAGCTTTCAAAAATATCAGGAAAAGTAAAAATAGGTGATTTAATTGTTACTGGAGTAGGCTCTATAGGTATACCTCTATTAATAAGAGATACTAACCCAATTTATTTTAAAGATGGTAATATTATTTGGTTTAAAAATAGCGGAAAAATTTTTGGTGAATTCTTTTACTACTCTTTTATTGGAAGCAATATTCAAAAATATATTCATATTTCATCTGGCTCAGGAACTGTAGGAACATATACCATTAACAGCGGTAAAATAACCCCTATTGGACTTCCTAAATACGAAGAACAAGTCAAAGTAGGTAGTACATTAAAGAGAATTAACGAAAATATAAATTTTAATATGAATAAAAATAAATTGTATAAACAACTTAAACAATATCTGCTACAAAATCTATTTTGCTAA
- a CDS encoding arsenate reductase family protein produces MIKFYGYKRCSTSRSAEKWLHEHDVDVDFQDLVEQPPKKEDLVNWMTAHQDRGLRYFFNTHGMDYRKLHLKDQLPDMTIDEAAEMMSKNGKLIKRPLVVDGDKLTCGFNEDVYKDTWLSKRA; encoded by the coding sequence ATGATTAAGTTTTATGGTTATAAACGTTGTTCAACCTCACGCAGTGCCGAAAAGTGGCTGCACGAGCATGATGTTGACGTCGACTTTCAAGATTTAGTAGAGCAGCCACCTAAAAAAGAAGATCTAGTTAACTGGATGACTGCCCATCAGGACCGCGGACTGCGTTACTTCTTCAACACCCACGGCATGGACTACCGCAAACTGCACTTAAAGGACCAATTACCAGACATGACAATTGATGAAGCAGCCGAAATGATGTCCAAAAACGGCAAGTTAATCAAACGACCACTAGTTGTTGATGGCGACAAGCTAACTTGCGGCTTCAACGAGGATGTTTACAAAGATACTTGGCTATCAAAGCGAGCTTAA
- a CDS encoding type I restriction-modification system subunit M, which produces MSENRAQEITSKLWAMANELRGNMAADEYRNYILGFMFYRYLSENQLDHLRKSDLLTGNTFEELNKDYLEQAVGDELQDFLTAIAEDLGYAIEPEYTWQSITDKVNNNTLKPEDFQEMFNRFNDNTKINTNAEQDFSGVFADINLGNSRLGNNTNQRAKSLMKIVNLVDQFEYNDESGHDILGDVYEYLIAKFAGNSGKKAGEFYTPHQVSQVLARLATASATDNGEPFSVYDAAMGSGSLLLTVQGELSKQLAKKIPVRFYGQELNTTTYNLARMNLMMHHVPYQNMTLSNADTLEEDWPKRKNTDGSEGPQTFDAVVMNPPYSQKWDNDDRKLKDPRFGEYGALPPKSKADYAFVLHGLYHLKDSGTMAIVLPHGVLFRGAKEGKIRQALIDKNRLDAVIGLPAGLFYSTGIPTVILVLKKKRERKDIFFIDASKDFEKGKNQNLLREKDIDKIVSTYLKREDVDKYAHDASLDEIKENEYNLNIPRYVDTFEEEPPVDIKKVVAEIQETDKKIKELNSSILEDLNDLVGSDEQSNQEIELLKELFKNE; this is translated from the coding sequence ATGAGTGAAAATCGTGCTCAAGAAATTACAAGTAAATTATGGGCTATGGCCAATGAATTGCGAGGAAATATGGCAGCTGATGAATATCGTAATTATATTCTGGGTTTCATGTTTTATCGTTATTTGTCAGAAAATCAATTAGATCATTTGCGTAAAAGTGACTTATTGACTGGAAATACTTTTGAAGAATTAAATAAAGACTATCTAGAGCAAGCGGTAGGAGATGAACTACAAGACTTTCTGACAGCAATTGCTGAAGACTTAGGCTATGCAATTGAGCCAGAATATACTTGGCAGTCGATTACTGATAAAGTTAATAATAATACGTTGAAGCCAGAAGACTTTCAAGAGATGTTTAACCGGTTTAACGATAACACTAAGATTAATACTAATGCCGAACAAGATTTTAGCGGGGTCTTTGCAGATATTAACTTAGGTAACAGTCGTTTAGGAAATAATACTAATCAACGTGCTAAGTCATTAATGAAGATTGTTAATTTGGTTGATCAGTTTGAATATAACGATGAATCTGGCCATGATATTCTAGGGGATGTCTATGAATATTTGATTGCTAAGTTTGCTGGCAATTCTGGCAAAAAAGCAGGGGAATTTTATACACCGCACCAAGTCTCACAAGTTTTAGCAAGATTGGCAACTGCATCTGCAACAGATAATGGTGAGCCGTTTAGTGTCTATGATGCTGCAATGGGATCAGGCTCGCTGCTATTAACGGTTCAAGGTGAATTAAGTAAGCAACTTGCGAAAAAAATTCCGGTTCGCTTTTATGGACAAGAATTAAATACGACAACATACAACTTAGCACGGATGAACTTAATGATGCACCATGTGCCATATCAGAATATGACCTTATCTAACGCTGATACTTTGGAAGAAGATTGGCCTAAACGTAAAAATACGGATGGTAGTGAAGGCCCACAAACTTTTGATGCAGTGGTTATGAACCCACCATATTCGCAAAAGTGGGATAATGATGACCGAAAATTAAAGGATCCACGATTCGGAGAATATGGGGCATTGCCACCTAAGAGTAAAGCAGATTATGCTTTTGTTTTGCACGGCTTATATCACTTAAAAGACAGCGGTACAATGGCGATTGTCTTACCTCACGGTGTTTTGTTTAGAGGTGCCAAAGAAGGAAAAATTCGTCAGGCCTTGATTGACAAGAATCGTCTTGATGCTGTAATTGGATTGCCAGCAGGATTATTCTATTCGACTGGTATTCCAACGGTCATTTTGGTATTAAAGAAAAAGCGTGAGCGTAAAGATATCTTCTTTATTGATGCCAGCAAGGATTTTGAAAAAGGTAAAAATCAAAATCTATTGCGTGAAAAGGATATTGATAAAATCGTTTCTACTTACCTTAAGCGTGAAGATGTTGATAAGTATGCCCATGACGCCAGTTTAGATGAAATTAAGGAAAACGAATATAATCTTAATATTCCACGTTATGTCGATACATTTGAAGAAGAACCACCAGTTGACATTAAAAAAGTTGTGGCTGAAATTCAAGAAACTGATAAAAAGATTAAGGAGTTAAATAGCTCTATATTGGAAGATTTGAATGACTTAGTAGGTTCTGATGAACAATCAAATCAAGAAATAGAATTGCTGAAGGAGTTGTTCAAGAATGAGTAA